One region of Flavobacterium sp. GSB-24 genomic DNA includes:
- a CDS encoding tetrahydrofolate dehydrogenase/cyclohydrolase catalytic domain-containing protein: MQLLDGKKTSNDIKNEIAAEVQSIKAAGGKVPHLAAVLVGNNGASLTYVGSKVKSCQEIGFDSTLVSLPETITEEELLEKIKELNEDDNLDGYIVQLPLPKHIDEQKILLAIDPDKDVDGFHPTNFGRMALEMESFIPATPFGIMELLERYKVETAGKHTVVIGRSHIVGRPMSILMSRKGNPGDSTVTLTHSRTKDLAEFTKNADIIITALGVPEFLKADMVKEGVTVIDVGITRVEDASNAKGYVIKGDVDFDGVSKKASFITPVPGGVGPMTIAMLLKNTLLARKMRSAKNK, translated from the coding sequence ATGCAGCTACTAGACGGTAAAAAAACATCTAACGACATTAAAAACGAAATTGCAGCCGAAGTTCAATCTATAAAAGCAGCTGGAGGAAAAGTGCCTCATTTAGCGGCAGTTTTAGTTGGAAATAATGGCGCAAGTTTAACTTACGTAGGAAGTAAAGTAAAATCATGTCAGGAAATCGGATTTGATTCAACTTTAGTAAGTCTGCCAGAAACCATTACCGAAGAAGAACTGCTGGAAAAAATAAAAGAGTTAAACGAAGATGATAATCTAGACGGATATATCGTTCAGCTACCGTTGCCAAAACATATTGATGAGCAAAAAATCTTATTAGCAATCGATCCAGATAAAGACGTTGACGGATTTCACCCAACGAATTTTGGAAGAATGGCACTTGAAATGGAAAGTTTTATTCCAGCAACACCATTCGGCATTATGGAATTGCTAGAGCGTTACAAAGTAGAAACTGCAGGAAAACATACCGTTGTAATTGGAAGAAGTCATATCGTAGGACGTCCTATGAGTATTTTAATGAGCCGCAAAGGAAATCCAGGTGATTCTACAGTTACGTTAACTCACAGCCGTACAAAAGACTTAGCCGAATTCACTAAAAACGCCGATATCATTATTACAGCTTTAGGTGTTCCAGAATTTTTAAAAGCCGATATGGTAAAAGAAGGAGTAACAGTTATTGATGTTGGAATTACACGCGTAGAAGATGCTTCAAACGCAAAAGGATACGTTATCAAAGGCGATGTTGATTTTGACGGCGTAAGCAAAAAAGCGTCGTTTATTACGCC
- the ffh gene encoding signal recognition particle protein yields MFDNLSDKLDKAFHILKGHGKITEVNVADTLKEVRRALLDADVNFKIAKDFTAKVKEKAIGQDVLTTLQPGQLLVKLVKDELTELMGGDVAGINLSGTPTVILMSGLQGSGKTTFSGKLANFLKTKKNKKPLLVACDIYRPAAINQLHVVGDQIGVEVYSEPENKNPVEIAQNAIKHAKANGFNVVIVDTAGRLAVDQEMMDEIARVHKAIQPQETLFVVDSMTGQDAVNTAKAFNDILNFDGVILTKLDGDTRGGAALSIKSVVNKPIKFVGTGEKMEAIDIFYPDRMAERILGMGDVVSLVERAQEQFDEEEARKLQKKIAKNEFGFDDFLTQIQQVKKMGNMKDLVGMIPGASKAMKDVEIEDDAFKHIEAIIYSMTPAERSRPALIDVKRKARIAKGSGTKVEQVNQLMKQFDQMSKMMKMMQGPGGKNLMKMMGGMKGMPGGMPR; encoded by the coding sequence ATGTTTGATAATTTAAGTGATAAGTTAGATAAAGCGTTCCATATATTAAAAGGACACGGTAAAATTACAGAAGTAAACGTTGCCGATACCTTAAAAGAAGTTCGTCGTGCTTTACTTGATGCCGATGTTAACTTTAAAATCGCTAAAGATTTTACGGCTAAAGTAAAAGAAAAAGCAATTGGTCAGGACGTACTTACAACCTTACAGCCAGGACAATTATTAGTTAAACTGGTAAAAGACGAGTTGACAGAATTAATGGGTGGAGATGTTGCTGGTATTAACTTATCTGGAACTCCAACTGTTATTTTAATGTCAGGACTTCAAGGTTCTGGTAAAACGACTTTCTCAGGAAAATTAGCCAACTTCTTAAAAACAAAGAAAAATAAAAAACCACTTCTTGTAGCGTGTGATATCTACCGTCCGGCGGCGATTAATCAGTTGCATGTTGTTGGAGATCAAATAGGTGTTGAGGTTTACTCAGAACCAGAAAATAAAAATCCTGTAGAAATTGCTCAAAACGCAATTAAGCATGCCAAAGCAAACGGATTCAATGTTGTTATTGTCGATACAGCAGGACGTTTGGCAGTAGATCAGGAAATGATGGATGAAATTGCACGTGTTCACAAAGCAATTCAGCCGCAAGAAACATTGTTCGTTGTCGATTCTATGACAGGACAAGATGCTGTAAATACAGCGAAAGCATTCAACGATATCTTGAATTTTGATGGAGTTATTTTAACGAAATTAGATGGAGATACTCGAGGTGGAGCAGCACTTTCTATTAAATCTGTTGTAAATAAACCAATCAAATTCGTAGGTACCGGCGAGAAAATGGAAGCAATTGACATTTTCTACCCAGATCGTATGGCTGAGCGTATCCTTGGTATGGGAGATGTTGTGTCTCTTGTAGAAAGAGCTCAGGAACAATTTGATGAAGAAGAAGCTAGAAAACTTCAAAAGAAAATCGCTAAAAACGAATTCGGTTTTGACGACTTCTTAACGCAGATCCAGCAAGTTAAAAAAATGGGTAACATGAAAGACTTGGTAGGAATGATACCAGGTGCTTCAAAAGCCATGAAAGATGTTGAGATCGAAGATGATGCTTTCAAACATATTGAAGCAATTATCTACTCGATGACGCCAGCCGAAAGAAGCAGACCAGCTTTAATCGACGTAAAAAGAAAAGCCAGAATCGCAAAAGGTTCGGGGACTAAAGTCGAGCAAGTAAATCAGTTAATGAAGCAGTTTGACCAAATGAGCAAGATGATGAAGATGATGCAGGGGCCAGGCGGAAAAAATCTGATGAAAATGATGGGAGGCATGAAAGGAATGCCTGGTGGTATGCCGAGATAA
- a CDS encoding MBOAT family O-acyltransferase: MTTIDSINNWFIQNFGAITTEQVKSWFVYNPDEKLLFNTGLFLGLFLVFYFVYGFLRKTFYLRLTYVILFSLFFYYKSSGIYFLLLLLSSVVDYGLSQIIYKESRDGVKKLYLVISVILNLALLGYFKYMNFLIVTYNDMFHGNFALHNVFLPVGISFYTFQSMSYIIEIYREEIKPTKNYIEYLFFVSFFPQLVAGPIVRAKDFLPQIYQKLNLTKQDVNNALFLIIGGLIKKTVISNYISVNFVDRVFDTPMTYTSFENLMASYGYAIQIYCDFSGYSDMAIGIALLLGFKLPVNFRTPYKSTSITDFWRRWHISLSTWLKDFLYISIGGNRQGSFAGYLFPSLFFFGLLLWGISNYNESIIPLIIAGSSILIFCLSFLLSSKIKQTLVTNFNLFTTMLLGGLWHGAGAQFIVWGALHGLALAVHKIFMEFFPSKKDKSPNFLWRFFSILITFHFVVFCWIFFRARDFETALQVINNIGQLTFEPELWKTIILGYKNVFGLMLFGYVWHFLPESFTNGMKSIFDKTPLLVKAIILGFVYWIVYATAVAGSQPFIYFQF, encoded by the coding sequence TTGACAACAATAGATAGCATTAATAATTGGTTCATTCAAAATTTTGGTGCAATTACAACAGAACAAGTTAAAAGCTGGTTTGTTTACAATCCAGACGAAAAACTTTTATTTAATACCGGTTTATTCCTAGGCCTATTTTTAGTTTTCTATTTTGTGTATGGTTTTTTACGCAAAACATTTTATTTGAGATTAACTTATGTTATTCTCTTCTCATTATTCTTTTATTACAAATCAAGCGGTATTTATTTTCTGCTATTATTGCTTTCATCTGTTGTAGATTATGGTTTGAGCCAGATAATTTACAAGGAAAGCAGAGATGGCGTAAAGAAACTTTATTTGGTTATTAGTGTGATTTTAAATTTAGCACTTTTAGGCTATTTCAAATACATGAACTTTTTAATTGTGACATACAATGATATGTTTCATGGTAATTTTGCACTTCATAATGTTTTTCTTCCTGTCGGAATTTCGTTCTACACTTTTCAATCGATGAGTTATATAATCGAGATTTATAGAGAAGAAATCAAGCCTACAAAAAATTATATCGAATATTTATTCTTCGTGTCGTTTTTCCCGCAGTTAGTTGCTGGACCTATTGTGCGTGCAAAAGATTTTTTACCTCAGATTTACCAAAAATTAAACCTAACAAAACAAGATGTAAACAATGCTTTGTTTTTGATTATTGGAGGTTTAATTAAGAAAACAGTAATATCAAATTATATTTCGGTAAACTTTGTCGATCGTGTTTTTGATACGCCGATGACTTATACATCATTTGAAAATTTAATGGCTTCTTATGGATACGCCATTCAGATTTATTGTGATTTCTCTGGATATTCAGATATGGCAATTGGTATTGCGCTATTACTTGGATTTAAATTACCAGTCAACTTTAGAACGCCGTATAAGTCAACTTCGATTACCGATTTCTGGAGAAGATGGCATATCTCACTTTCGACTTGGTTAAAAGACTTTTTATACATTTCTATTGGAGGAAACAGACAAGGTTCTTTCGCAGGATATTTATTCCCAAGTTTATTTTTCTTTGGATTGTTGCTTTGGGGAATTTCAAATTATAATGAAAGTATAATTCCGCTGATAATTGCAGGAAGCAGTATTTTGATTTTCTGTTTATCATTTTTACTTTCAAGCAAAATAAAACAAACCTTAGTAACCAATTTTAATTTGTTTACTACAATGCTTTTGGGAGGTTTGTGGCATGGAGCAGGAGCGCAGTTTATAGTTTGGGGAGCACTTCACGGATTAGCTTTGGCAGTTCATAAAATTTTCATGGAATTCTTTCCTTCGAAAAAAGACAAAAGCCCAAATTTCTTGTGGAGATTTTTCTCTATTCTAATCACCTTTCATTTTGTGGTTTTCTGCTGGATCTTTTTCCGCGCCAGAGATTTCGAAACAGCTTTACAGGTGATTAATAATATTGGCCAATTAACATTTGAACCAGAACTTTGGAAAACAATTATTTTAGGTTATAAAAATGTATTCGGATTAATGCTGTTTGGTTACGTATGGCACTTCTTGCCAGAATCTTTTACTAACGGAATGAAATCTATTTTTGATAAAACTCCATTGTTAGTAAAAGCAATAATTCTGGGATTTGTTTACTGGATTGTTTACGCAACAGCGGTAGCAGGATCACAGCCGTTTATTTACTTTCAATTTTAA
- a CDS encoding GDSL-type esterase/lipase family protein, with amino-acid sequence MINKLIVFFCCLFFLNNEKTSKTDVHPIHKSMIQKIDTAAADAPLEGQFYNAKVLKSFFQKLEKNEDQKNQKINIVHIGDSHIQGDLMTNEIRKNLQQKFGNAGRGLVFPYQLAKTDGSYNERFKSNRVWESYRNIYPFKNNPVGLSGIGLWRDSGGFVMEMNIKDPAYKFNTIKIITPKNQNMFDLAVSSKVNSIQTTERKVITHKIKKGEVLGTIADKYNVSVAEIKRDNRLKSNNIRAGRTLKVSTNETRAKTISMSEFVPLPLESDSYSHYYNSDNALSRIFLIPNKEASNYELNGLVLEKDSPGILYSGIGVNGAKFSDYNKYPLFFEQLKALHPDLLVFSLGTNESYEHLDSGNYIKELREFINNIKAQKIDAPIIIMTPPPSLLRRKPNTYIDDYTRQIIEIAQKDGFAVWDLYDEFGGMSGIKQLKVQGLIGPDWVHYSKKGYEKQGNLFTQAFLKTYDNFKLKN; translated from the coding sequence ATGATAAATAAACTTATTGTTTTCTTTTGTTGTCTTTTTTTCTTGAATAATGAAAAGACTTCAAAAACAGATGTACATCCAATACATAAAAGCATGATTCAGAAAATTGATACTGCAGCGGCCGACGCACCTTTAGAAGGGCAATTTTATAATGCGAAAGTATTAAAAAGTTTTTTTCAGAAATTAGAAAAAAATGAAGATCAGAAAAATCAGAAAATCAATATTGTACATATTGGAGATTCGCACATTCAAGGTGATTTGATGACGAATGAGATCAGAAAGAACTTGCAACAAAAATTTGGCAATGCAGGACGTGGTTTAGTATTTCCATATCAATTAGCTAAAACAGACGGATCTTATAATGAGCGTTTCAAATCGAATCGAGTTTGGGAAAGCTACAGAAATATTTATCCCTTTAAAAATAATCCAGTTGGATTAAGCGGGATTGGACTTTGGAGAGATTCTGGCGGATTTGTAATGGAAATGAATATAAAAGATCCTGCTTATAAATTTAATACCATAAAAATTATAACTCCAAAAAATCAGAATATGTTTGATTTGGCGGTTTCCTCTAAGGTTAATTCAATTCAAACCACTGAACGAAAAGTTATAACGCATAAAATTAAAAAAGGCGAAGTACTTGGAACCATTGCAGATAAATATAATGTTTCGGTCGCTGAAATAAAAAGAGACAATCGTTTAAAGTCAAATAATATTCGTGCGGGGAGAACTTTAAAAGTTTCGACTAATGAAACAAGGGCAAAAACAATTTCTATGTCTGAGTTTGTTCCTTTACCGCTAGAATCAGATTCGTATTCACATTATTACAATTCCGACAATGCTTTAAGCCGAATTTTTTTGATTCCGAATAAAGAAGCTTCAAATTATGAGTTAAACGGACTTGTTTTAGAAAAAGATTCCCCTGGGATTCTATACAGTGGTATCGGAGTAAATGGAGCCAAGTTTTCAGATTATAATAAATATCCGTTATTTTTTGAACAACTAAAAGCATTGCATCCAGATTTGCTTGTTTTTTCATTAGGAACAAATGAAAGTTATGAACATTTAGATTCAGGAAATTACATTAAAGAATTGCGAGAGTTTATAAATAATATCAAAGCGCAGAAAATAGATGCACCGATAATAATTATGACACCGCCGCCATCTTTGCTAAGAAGAAAGCCTAATACCTATATTGATGATTACACCAGACAAATTATTGAGATAGCTCAAAAAGATGGTTTTGCAGTTTGGGATTTGTACGATGAATTTGGTGGAATGAGTGGCATCAAACAGCTAAAAGTGCAAGGGTTAATTGGACCGGATTGGGTTCATTATTCCAAAAAAGGATATGAGAAACAAGGGAATTTGTTTACGCAGGCGTTTTTAAAAACATACGATAATTTTAAATTAAAGAATTAA